ATCAAAGAGCAAATCGAGGAAATGTCAGCGAACGAAATTCGATGGATGTAAGGCCGATCTTCATTATGCGGCCGACCTATCCAAATTACGGCCTGTCTCCAGCAATGGTGACCCGCTCCATAACCCGCCGCGCGGGGAAATAGTCGCTCACCGCCAAGTGCTGGCACACGCGGTTGTCCCGGAAGGCGATGGAGCCTTTCTCCCAGCGGAAGCGGCATTGAATTTCTGGGTTCGCGGCGGTGGCGTAGAGATGGTCGAGCAGCCAACGGCTTTCGCCCGCGCTTACCCTTACAACATAGCTCGACGTCCATTCAGCCGGTCAAGTTTCGCTGTCCTACAGCCATCCGCCTGACATACATGGTTCGATTCGTTCACTCTTCAGGAGACGGATCATGACCGGCCACAGTAATCTTCCCGCCGATACCGACCACCCCATATCGGACGCCGAGCTGAACAAGCGGCTCGCGCAGCACGGGGTTGCGTTGCGGCCGTCTGCGGGTGAAGCCGGGCGCTGGCCTGCGGGCTGGTTGCCGGGCGATGACCCGGTTGAGATCGATTTGGACGCGGATAGCTTACCTCCCCGCGGGGGAGGGATCGAGGGTGGGGGGTGCACTGATGGTTACGTAGAACACCAAGGCGAACCGGATACACCCACCCCCAACCCCCTCCCTCAAGAGAGGGGGCTATATGAGCCGCTCCATCCTGCGGCCGTGTTCGACACCGGGGCGCGGGTTCGCTTCCTCGATGCGCTGGCGGGGCACGGTAATGTCCGTTCGGCGGCTGCGCAGGTCGGGGTGAGCCGCGAGACGGTCTATCGCGCGCGCCGACGCTATGCCGATTTCGCGCGATGCTGGGACATGGCGCTGGTTCATGCGCGCGCACGGTACGAGGCAGAACTGGCCGCTCGCGCTGTGGACGGGGTGCGCGTTCCGGTGTTCGTCCGGGGCGAGCATGTCGCCACATATCGCAGGCATGATGCGCGCTATCTGCTGGCGCATCTTGCGCGGCTTGACCGGCGGATTGCCGAAGATCCGGATATGGCAAGAGATGCCGGACAGTTCGACCGCTTGCTGGCGGCCATGGCGGGTCATGAACCGCTGGAGGATTTTGATGCGGTCGCGGACACGCTTCGCAAGGATCGCTCCGGATCGGCCCCAAACATTCCGCCGACGCGCGACGAATATGTCAGCTATGCAAGGAGCGAGGCGCTTGCCGATCAGTCTGCCCAAAGCGATCCGGGCCACAGCGATCTGTCCGAGAGCGATCCAGCCGAGCAGGCCGACCGGGACC
This genomic window from Pontixanthobacter aestiaquae contains:
- a CDS encoding helix-turn-helix domain-containing protein encodes the protein MTGHSNLPADTDHPISDAELNKRLAQHGVALRPSAGEAGRWPAGWLPGDDPVEIDLDADSLPPRGGGIEGGGCTDGYVEHQGEPDTPTPNPLPQERGLYEPLHPAAVFDTGARVRFLDALAGHGNVRSAAAQVGVSRETVYRARRRYADFARCWDMALVHARARYEAELAARAVDGVRVPVFVRGEHVATYRRHDARYLLAHLARLDRRIAEDPDMARDAGQFDRLLAAMAGHEPLEDFDAVADTLRKDRSGSAPNIPPTRDEYVSYARSEALADQSAQSDPGHSDLSESDPAEQADRDQAEADAMHRSAQAAGQDWDAWDAAGADLLDRVLAEEAAVEATRKIEREGSVTCVNTAPPDMVGEVPD